One segment of Anastrepha obliqua isolate idAnaObli1 chromosome 3, idAnaObli1_1.0, whole genome shotgun sequence DNA contains the following:
- the LOC129241586 gene encoding uncharacterized protein LOC129241586 yields MAKFLSYFNLSRINDSKDFLGTSPDREKGSVIVTLSRNIVIVVKISSQQQICSWSTQEKLSTNVIFDNISNKYVGVFGNRFIRCWDASVTDINTIKKIKLQKSVLGIIPSGNGALILYTDGAWDQLSEAISTRRESSLVANFMDTTHLKCADVEDINVKCQVNGTQVLTYFAKAEDSKERNLVLLPLKVGSQQKIVKIRRKEMTVNLSGYAIVEGDNNFMLLTIWSDQRLFLLNLDENLESEKSPGNFVSIMSTLKVDTPLSILGIAKNCVAIYGANSNQEGASLLLYNTQFKVVKAQQFFKVYFDWSRIWSIDENIIIAMGQNLSVVTYRMSQELLVDLLGTYDSENHIGIEGDLINEEDYLQSLCSFPETSFEFQKENVNFQDHLANKDFYNNSKFKKKFRKYNCLGEQNQVFIKADQEKSFLDDSIAIVETPLEAQLINKTLFEFYVRQYENCGATEQEISEKLHFLLSKINYSSKIMSITSRFSTAPESIFAKAFFSMLIKSCSKKLNPKDYASNNLTICGHKTIFKPFRKMALIEQFQNDLSSFGLLHILNYFYELLTEPLSTEPSCSDTCYIKLEMQIIYWFDLILNACFQHLVLSKDIRVLNMLSKWTELVSAYRNQIKKLEDLLIMLYNLVQKEHIIGNSNTSMWYCIEELSF; encoded by the exons ATGGCGAAGTTTTtatcatatttcaatttatcaAGGATCAACGATTCCAAGGATTTCCTGGGCACATCACCAGATCGCGAGAAAGGAAGTGTAATTGTCACATTAAGCCGGAATATAGTTATAGTCGTAAAG atTTCCTCACAACAGCAAATTTGTAGTTGGTCAACTCAAGAAAAACTGTCGACTAATGTCATTTTTGACAATATAAGTAATAAGTATGTAGGAGTTTTCGGTAATCGTTTTATTCGCTGTTGGGATGCCTCTGTCACTGAcataaatactataaaaaaaataaag TTACAGAAATCCGTACTTGGAATTATCCCTAGTGGAAATGGAGCTTTGATTCTTTATACTGATGGCGCCTGGGATCAACTTTCTGAAGCAATTTCTACACGAAGAGAGTCATCTTTGGTAGCTAATTTTATGGACACCACTCATTTGAAGTGTGCTGATGTTGAAGACATTAATGTAAAATGTCAGGTTAATGGCACGCAAGTTctaacatattttgcaaaagcCGAAGATAGCAAAGAAAGGAATCTTGTATTATTGCCATTAAAAGTTGGTAgccaacaaaaaattgtaaaaattagaCGTAAAGAGATGACCGTAAACTTATCTGGATATGCAATAGTTGAAGGCGATAATAATTTTATGCTGTTAACGATAT GGTCAGACCAaaggctgtttttgttaaacCTAGATGAAAACTTGGAATCGGAAAAATCGCCTGGAAATTTTGTGTCTATTATGTCCACTCTTAAAGTGGATACACCATTATCTATTCTAGGAATAGCTAAAAATTGCGTGGCAATTTATGGAGCGAACAGTAATCAAGAAGGCGCCTCACTACTACTTTACAACACACAATTTAAAGTCGTTAAAGcgcaacaatttttcaaagtatACTTTGATTGGTCACGAATTTGGAGCATCGATGAAAACATTATAATAGCTATGGGGCAAAACTTATCTGTAGTAACATACCGCATGTCGCAGGAACTTTTAGTAGATCTACTAGGAACTTATGATAGTGAAAACCATATAGGAATTGAAGGAGATCTTATAAATGAAGAGGACTACCTTCAATCACTTTGTTCATTTCCAGAAACTTCTTTTGAGTTccaaaaagaaaatgtaaattttcaagACCATTTAGCGAACaaagatttttataataattcaaaatttaagaaaaagtttcgTAAATATAATTGCTTAGGAGAGCAGAATCAAGTTTTCATAAAAGCTGATCAGGAAAAATCATTCTTGGATGATAGTATTGCTATAGTTGAAACACCTTTGGAAGCACAGCTGataaataaaacactttttgagTTCTACGTGCGTCAATACGAAAATTGTGGAGCTACTGAACAAGAGATTTCCGAGAAATTACACTTTCTcttgtcaaaaataaattattcatcaAAAATTATGAGTATCACAAGTCGCTTTTCAACTGCACCTGAATCAATATTTGCCAAGGCCTTTTTTTCAATGCTTATAAAAAGTTGTTCCAAAAAGTTAAACCCCAAAGATTATGCATCAAATAATTTGACAATTTGTggccataaaacaatttttaaaccatttagaAAAATGGCATTAATCGAGCAATTTCAAAATGATTTAAGTTCATTTGGgttattacatattttgaactatttttatGAACTATTAACTGAACCCTTATCTACTGAACCATCTTGTTCTGATACGTGCTATATAAAACTAGaaatgcaaattatttattgGTTCGATCTTATATTGAATGCGTGTTTTCAACATTTGGTGCTATCAAAAGACATTAGAGTACTAAACATGCTTTCGAAATGGACCGAATTAGTTTCAGCGTatagaaatcaaataaaaaaactggaAGATTTATTGATAATGCTTTATAATCTTGTCCAAAAAGAGCATATTATAGGAAATTCAAACACCTCCATGTGGTATTGCATCGAAGAGTTAAGTTTTTGA